Proteins encoded together in one Streptomyces umbrinus window:
- a CDS encoding polymorphic toxin type 43 domain-containing protein, with amino-acid sequence MGGTLFRDNGRLVFTENSGHYGHRWTDSTRQQFQKFMSDQGIDFDYRPWG; translated from the coding sequence CTGGGCGGCACGCTCTTCCGGGACAATGGTCGCCTTGTGTTCACAGAAAACAGTGGCCACTATGGACACAGATGGACAGACTCCACGCGCCAGCAGTTCCAGAAATTCATGAGTGACCAAGGGATTGACTTCGATTACAGGCCATGGGGCTAA
- a CDS encoding DUF397 domain-containing protein, with amino-acid sequence MTKTEPTWQKSTHSEEASSCVYVATPSPGTILLRESDDPESVLTTGAPQLAALISTLRTSHKPPLP; translated from the coding sequence ATGACCAAGACCGAACCGACCTGGCAGAAGTCCACCCACAGTGAGGAGGCCTCCTCCTGCGTCTATGTCGCTACCCCGTCCCCCGGAACGATCCTTCTCCGGGAAAGCGACGACCCGGAAAGCGTCCTCACCACCGGCGCGCCCCAGCTCGCGGCCCTGATATCCACCTTGCGCACATCACACAAGCCACCTCTGCCATAG
- a CDS encoding helix-turn-helix domain-containing protein, whose product MPPRQTPTARQLRLGVELRKLREQAGLTAREAGEMISANQARISNIETGRFGLSEQRIRTLAHNYACTDGALVDALVAMAAYRERGWWEEYRDTLPSRFLDVAEMEHHARALRMAQVINIPGLLQTPEHARTLFRLAVPALHPHEIEYRVSHRIKRQGILHREQPPQYTAIIHEAALRMRFGGRDVARPQLEHLSKMSEQPHITLRVIPFDGTVFPTVGHGLDYAYGPVPALDTAQLDAAHGSELIHAAAQLTKYRLILDRMEEAALEPNASRDLIHHITQDT is encoded by the coding sequence ATGCCGCCACGGCAGACACCCACGGCACGCCAACTCCGTCTGGGTGTAGAACTGCGCAAGCTGCGCGAGCAGGCGGGTCTGACCGCACGCGAGGCCGGCGAGATGATCAGCGCCAACCAGGCGCGTATCAGCAATATCGAAACCGGCCGTTTCGGCCTCAGCGAACAGCGCATCCGCACTCTCGCCCACAACTACGCCTGCACCGACGGGGCCTTGGTCGACGCCCTCGTGGCCATGGCGGCATACCGCGAACGCGGCTGGTGGGAGGAGTACAGGGACACGCTGCCGTCCCGCTTCCTCGATGTCGCGGAGATGGAACACCACGCGCGGGCCTTGCGCATGGCCCAGGTCATCAACATTCCAGGCCTGCTCCAGACCCCCGAGCACGCCCGTACCCTCTTCCGCCTGGCGGTTCCAGCGCTCCACCCGCACGAGATCGAGTACCGCGTCTCCCACCGCATCAAGCGTCAGGGCATCCTTCATCGCGAACAGCCACCGCAGTACACGGCGATCATTCACGAAGCCGCCCTGCGCATGCGCTTCGGCGGACGCGATGTCGCCCGGCCGCAGTTGGAGCATCTGTCCAAGATGAGCGAGCAGCCGCACATCACCCTGCGGGTAATCCCCTTCGACGGCACCGTGTTCCCCACCGTCGGCCACGGCCTGGACTACGCCTACGGGCCGGTCCCCGCACTCGACACGGCGCAGCTCGATGCCGCGCACGGTAGCGAACTCATCCATGCAGCAGCGCAGTTGACGAAATACCGGCTGATCCTGGACCGCATGGAGGAAGCGGCCCTGGAGCCCAACGCCTCCCGCGACCTCATCCACCACATCACCCAGGACACCTGA
- a CDS encoding ATP-binding protein, which yields MVTVSPPSPLECEADPTWAYALQLPHDPRAARIARITLRAVLTGHGMSQLLDPAELLASELVTNAYRYSVGPAALRLRGLGGSRLRVSVWDANPHIPPSFDKRSGPLRPAPVPVEADGGRGLFLVCHFADAWGGYPLGDDLFGTSGKLLWCELGVSVADRAGAAA from the coding sequence ATGGTCACCGTATCGCCGCCGTCCCCGCTGGAGTGTGAAGCGGACCCGACTTGGGCGTACGCCCTCCAGCTGCCCCACGATCCCCGCGCCGCGCGTATCGCCCGCATCACCCTCCGCGCCGTGCTCACCGGGCACGGAATGTCTCAACTCCTCGACCCCGCAGAGTTGTTGGCTTCCGAACTCGTCACCAACGCCTACCGGTACTCCGTCGGCCCCGCCGCCCTCCGCCTTCGCGGCCTGGGTGGCAGCCGACTGCGGGTGAGTGTCTGGGACGCCAACCCTCATATCCCGCCCTCGTTCGACAAGCGCTCAGGACCGCTGCGTCCTGCGCCTGTGCCGGTGGAGGCCGACGGTGGGCGTGGACTGTTCCTCGTATGCCACTTCGCGGACGCGTGGGGCGGGTATCCGCTCGGAGATGATCTCTTCGGGACGAGCGGGAAGCTGCTGTGGTGCGAGCTGGGGGTGTCGGTGGCTGATCGTGCCGGAGCCGCCGCGTGA
- a CDS encoding Uma2 family endonuclease, whose translation MTERPTAIDASSDGAFEDMLRIVEELDTPDGYKAELIRGKIIVSPWSKLRYKKVMKSLRLQLQPHAPEGHDVDVAPFLFTFPGSERGFGPDLHVADEMAFDADGRHADGAALSLAAELTSDSTKDADWLDKLDTYGRVVPVYLVLDMQVQEVTAFWDPSSKGYRSRHSVPFGESLHVPAPFDFELDTSGFFARAHDANGEGAREA comes from the coding sequence ATGACCGAGCGCCCGACGGCCATAGACGCCTCTTCGGACGGAGCCTTCGAGGACATGCTCCGAATCGTCGAGGAGCTGGACACACCTGACGGCTACAAGGCCGAACTCATCCGGGGGAAGATCATCGTGTCGCCGTGGTCGAAGCTGCGCTACAAGAAGGTGATGAAGTCACTGCGGCTGCAGTTGCAACCCCATGCCCCGGAGGGGCACGACGTCGACGTTGCGCCGTTTCTTTTCACTTTCCCCGGCTCTGAGCGGGGGTTCGGCCCTGACCTGCACGTCGCCGACGAGATGGCCTTCGACGCCGATGGCCGCCATGCCGACGGTGCCGCTCTGTCCCTCGCCGCGGAGCTGACCTCCGACTCCACCAAGGACGCCGACTGGCTCGACAAGCTGGACACGTACGGTCGGGTCGTGCCCGTGTACCTGGTGCTCGACATGCAGGTTCAGGAGGTGACTGCCTTCTGGGATCCGTCTTCGAAGGGTTATCGGTCCCGGCACTCGGTTCCCTTCGGGGAGTCGCTGCACGTGCCCGCGCCCTTCGACTTCGAGTTGGACACGTCCGGGTTCTTCGCCCGCGCGCATGACGCCAATGGAGAGGGCGCGCGGGAAGCGTGA